From Monomorium pharaonis isolate MP-MQ-018 unplaced genomic scaffold, ASM1337386v2 scaffold_96, whole genome shotgun sequence, one genomic window encodes:
- the LOC118648848 gene encoding uncharacterized protein LOC118648848, which produces MYAYIKLLSGKNKDKKKIIPTSCIKNFKPESHKKILKYQVEETVGEEPYVATILLLSDSNEELKEIIRTKSVRASPSYLLVTASDKSDNEGKKQLKRSKTFQMNRQLKEQEELVCNKLSKFKSDLLPINVTLKDKENLDLSNITDTPPSPKKYRVTEDLAQTKNKFMQDDNLVKALTKETNTRNEKEKCGNESPKKQLKHSKTFQMNCQLKEQEELVCNKLSNFKSDLLPMNAVTLKDKVNE; this is translated from the exons ATGTacgcttatataaaattgttatctgggaaaaataaagacaaaaaaaaaattattcccaCATCTTGCATCAAGAATTTTAAACCAGAGTcacacaagaaaattttaaagtatcaAGTGGAAGAAACAGTAGGCGAAGAACCGTATGTAGCAACGATTTTGTTACTATcag ATTCAAATGAAGaacttaaagaaataattagaacaAAAAGTGTTCGTGCTTCACCATCGTATTTGCTTGTGACAGCTTCGGATAAATCTGACAACGAGGgaaaaaaacagttaaagCGTTCAAAAACTTTTCAA ATGAATCGTCAGTTAAAAGAACAAGAGGAACTagtctgtaataaattatcaaagttTAAGAGTGATTTATTGCCAATAAACGTTACATTAAAAGATAAG gaaaATTTAGATTTGTCAAACATTACTGATACACCGCCATCACCCAAAAAATATAGAGTAACAGAAGATTTagcacaaacaaaaaataaattcatgcaAGATGACAATCTAGTCAAAGCACTAACCAAAGAAACAAACACGAGAAACGAAAAGGAGAAGTGTGGTAATGAGTCCCCAAAAAAACAGTTAAAGCATTCAAAAACTTTTCAG ATGAATTGTCAATTAAAAGAACAAGAGGAACTagtctgtaataaattatcaaacttTAAGAGTGATTTATTGCCAATGAACGCagttacattaaaagataAGGTAAATGAGTGA